CGAACAGCGCCTGTTCCAGGGCCAGTTTGGCCGCCCCGTAGGCGTTGGAGGGGAGCAGAGCGGCGTCCTCGCCGTACGGGCAGGGGGCTGCCACGTCGTAGACGGTGCCGCCCGAGCTCGCGAGGACCAGGAGCGGTGGTCGCTCCAGGGCGGCCAGCACGTCCATGAGGCGGAGGAAGTGGTCATGGTCGGCGGCCACCACCGCCGGGTCCCGCCCGGCGGTGGCGGGGTTGACGCTGGTGGCCAGGTAGTAGACGGTGTCGGCCGTGCGCAGCTCCGGCGCCGGGGCGCCGTCGTCGTCCACGGCGGGCCGTTCCCGGGTGAAGGGCGCGACCCCGTGGTCCCGGCCGAGGTGGGTGAGCAGTCTGCCTCCGATGAATCCGTCGGCGCCTACGATCGCGGCGGTGGGGCGGGGCCGGCCGGTGCCCCGGCGGCGGGGCTCGGGGACGGGCGCGGCCACCGAGGTGGCCCACCAGGAGCGGTTCTCCCGGTACCACTGGACGGTGTCGGCGAGTCCGTGTTCGAAGGACACGCGGGGCTCGTAGCCGAGTTCGTCGCGGGCGACCGTTCCATCGAGGGCGTATCTGCGGTCGTGTCCCTTGCGGTCGGCCGTGTACTCGACGTGGCTCCAGTCCGCGCCGCACAGGGCCAGCAGGCGTTCGGTCAGTTCGCGGTCGGTGAGTTCGGCGCCGCCCGCGAGGTTGTAGACGGCGCCCGGTCTGCCGTGTTCCAGGGCGAGCTGGATTCCCCGGCAGTGGTCGTCGACGTGCTGCCATTCGCGTACGTGCAGACCGTCGCCGCGGAGCGGGACGGTGCCGCCTGTCAGCAGTCGTGTCACTAAGAGCGGAATGATCTTCTCGGGGAGCTGGCGGGGTCCGTAGGTGCTCGAGCAGCGGGTGATGGTGACGGGCACCCCGTGGCTGCGGTGGTAGGCGCGGGCGAGCAGATCGGCCGACGCCTTGGACGCCGCATAGGGCGAGTTGGGCTCCAGCGGGGCGTCCTCCGTCCACGAACCGTTGCTGACGGTGCCGTAGACCTCGTCCGTGGAAACCAGCACGAGCCTCGGGATCTCGGCGCGCAGGCAGCTCTCCAGCAGCGTCTGGCTGCCGAGGACGTTGGTGCGGACGAGGCTTCCGGCGCCCGTCGGGGAACGGTCCGTATGAGACTCGGCCGCGAAGTGGACCACACCGTCGTGGCCGGGCACGATCCGGTCGAGGAGCGCCTGGTCGCACACGTCTCCGAGGACGAAGGTCAGCCGTGGGTGCGAGGCGGGCAGACTGCGCGGGTCGCCGGCGTTGGTGAGGCTGTCGACGACGGTGACGGAGGCTTCCTCCCAGCCCGGGTAGCGGCCGTCCAGCATGGACCGTACGTAGTGGGAGCCGATGAACCCGGCGCCCCCGGTCACGAGAACTCTCATCGGTCGTCCCTCATTCCGTGACCGTCGCCGTGCCCGCGTCACCGAGGATCAGCGTCGCGGTGGAGCGGGTGCCGTGGACCTCGGCGCCGCGCCCGATGATCGAGTCCGTGAGGCCGCGAACGCCGCTGACCGTGGACCTCTCCAGGAGTACGGAGCGTGCGACGGCGCTGCGCTCCACCAGGGAGTGCGGTCCGACCGACAGGTGCGGGCCCACGTCGGCGTCGCGCAGTGTGGCTCCCGCGCCGACCACGACGGGTCCGGTGACCCGTGAGCGCACCACCTGGGCCGTGGGGTCGACGACGACCTGTCCGATGAGGACGGATTCCGCGTCCACCTGTCCGCGAACATCGCGCTCCACGGTGTCGAGGATGGTGCGGTCGCAGTCCAGCCAGTCGTCGATGCGTCCGGTGTCGCGCCAGTATCCGGTGCACATCTCGGCGCGGACGTGGTGCCCGTTGTCGACCAGCCAGCGCACCGCGTCGGTGATCTCCAGCTCCCCTCGGGTACTGGGACGGACGGCGCGTACCGCCTCGTGGATCGCGGGCGAGAACGCGTACGCCCCGGTGACCGCCAGATCGCTGACCGACCGCTCGGGCTTCTCGACCAGGCCGCGAACCCTGCCCTGCCCGTCGACGACGGCGATGCCGTACTCGCTCGTGTCCTCGACCTTGGCCAGCAGCAGCATGGACGCGCAGCCGCCGGCGAGGAAACGGGCGACGAGGTCGCCGATGCCGTCCGTGAACACGTTGTCGCCCAGGTACATCACGAAGTCGTCGTCGCCCAGGAAGTCCCGGGCGATGAGCACGCCGTGGGCCAGGCCGGCCGGCCGGTCCTGGGGCAGGTAGCTGACCCGCAGCCCGAGTCGCGCGCCGTCGCCGACGGCCGCCCGGATCTCAGCCCCGCGGTCGCCGACGACGATGCCGACCTCGGTGATCCCCGCCGCCGCGATGGCCTCGAGCCCGTACAGCAGGACAGGTTTGTTGGCCACCGGCACGAGTTGTTTGGCCGTACTGTCGCTGAAGGGGCGCAGCCGGGTGCCCGTGCCGCCCGCCAGGACCAGTGCTTTCATCGCTTCTCCCGGCGTCAGGCGGGGCAGACGAAGCCGAAGAAGAAGCGGTCCGGCGCGGTCTCCAGCACGGTGGGGAACGTGTCGCCGAGCAGACTGAGCACCATTTCGGAAGGCAGCAGCTGGGTGCGGTACGAGGCCCAGCGGATCCGGCCTTTCGTGGCGCGCAGGGTCACGGCGGAGGCGAGGAACAGCGCCGAGCGTGCGGCGTGGCGCAGTGCTCCGTAGCGCTGCCGCTGGAACTCGTGGAAGTGGTCACGCGTCCAGACGTTGCCGATCAGGTAGCCGCCAGGTGCGACGAAGGTGCGCAGCCGTTCCAGTACGGTGCGAACGTCGCCGAGGTGGTGGATGGCGTCGACGCACACCACCAGGGGGGCCGGTTCGAGGCCGTGGTCCTGCCAGAAGTCGCCCTGCACCACCTGGAGCCGGTCGTCGGCGACGCGGGCCTTCGTACGGGCCAGGCCCTCGGCGGAGATGTCCACGGCGATCAGTTCGCTCGGGCCGACCCGATCGGCGACGATCTTCGTGAACTCGCCGGTGCCGCAGGCGAATTCGATGACGCGGTCGGCCCGTGCTCCGTACTTGTCGATCAGATCGCCCAGTACCGCCTTCTGCGCGCGGTAGTGGTCGCCGAGTACCGGGTCCAGTTCCGCCCTGTCACGGTCCCAGAACCGGGCGGCCCAGTACTCCCTGCCTTCCGGCGGATAGCCGGAGATCAGCCTGTTGCCGAGACTGACCAGCCGCTCTGCGATCATGCCTGTCTCCACTTCTGCGGGGCTGCCGCCCCGCGAGGTCTACGGGCCCGCCGGTCCGGGGTCACGGCGGGGTGTGCGGGAGGTCAGGGCCGGACCGCCTGGAGCACCTGCCAGGGGCGAGGGCTGGTCGCGCTCGGCACCGGGGTCGTCTTCTCGTAGCGGAACCCGACGCTCTCGATGAGCGTGATGAACTCGTCCTCGGTCCGCGCCCGGCCGCCGGTGACGGTCTGCAGGCACAGGCTCATGAGGTCGAGGTGATCGGGTTGTCCGCCGGCCGGCCGGGTCCACTCGACCACCAGCAGCCTGCTGCCGGAGGGGGCGTTGCGCAGGCTGTTGCGCAGGATGCGGGCGCCGTCCTCGTCGCCCCAGTCGCACAGCACCTGTTTGATCAGGTAGAGGTCGGCGCTGGGCGGGGCGTCCTCGAAGAAGCTGCCGCCGAAGAAGTCGAGACGGTCCGCGACCGGGGAGTCCGCTCGGGCCGCGCGTCCCCGTTCGACGACGGCCGGCAGGTCGAACACGGTGCCGTGGGCGTGGGGCGCCCCGGTCAGGATGTGGGAGAGGAGTATGCCCAGGCTGCCGCCGATGTCGACGATCCGGTGGTAGGGGCCGAAGTCGAAGCCCGCGGCGAGCGCGCGGCCGGCGTCGTTGCTGAGATCTGCCATGGCCTCGGCGTGCCACAGGCGTTCCTCGGGGTGGTGGTCGTAGTGCTGGTAGAGGTCCTCCCCCCGGTCGTCCTTGGCGGGCCTGCCGGTGAGGATCGTCTCGTGCAGCTTGGCCATGCGGTTCCACATGCCCTCGCCCATGTTCATCAGGGCCATGGCCGGGAAGGGGCCGGAGCCCCGGGCGAGCGTGCCGCCGAGTTCGGTGAGGGTGTAGGTGCCCTCGCCGTCGGACTCGACGAGTCCCAGGATCGCGCAGGCGTCCAGGAAGCGGGTGAAGGTCGCGGGATCCGCGCCGATCGCGACCGCCAGCTCCGCGCTCTTGCGCGGTCCTGAGGCGAGCCGCTCGGGGATCTCGAACCGTACCGCCGTGGCCACCACCTGGCAGTCCCAGGGACGGAAGACGATCTGGCTGAGGCTGCGTCCGTCCGGCGCGGGGCTTGCCTGCTGCCCCGTTCCGTGACGTGTGTGCGGTGCGGTCGGCATGAACGGCCCTCCGTCACGATCGGTGTCGTAGGTGACGCTAGAGACCGGTGTGCGAGCGGGCCGCTCAAGATTGCGCGTTCACCTCACCAGGTCACCGGCAGGGCGTCGAGGCCGAAGAAGGCGGAGCGCTGGCGGAAGGGCAACTGCTCGGCCGGGACGGCGGGTCGCGCCCCGACGAGCTCGCGGAAGAGGACAGCGAAGACCTCTTGGAGCTCCATGCGGGCCAGTTGGAGCCCCAGGCACTGGTGCGGGCCGAAGCCACAGGCCACATGGGCCGAGGCGTTGGGACGGCGCGGGTCGAGACGGTCGGGCTCCGCGAAGACGGCCGGGTCCCGGTTGGCCACCATGGGCAGGACGACGACTCCCTCTCCGACCCGTACGGGCGAACCGCCGATCTCGGTGTCCTCGGTGGCGACCCGGGGAATCCACTGCGCGATGGCGAGGTAGCGCAGCAGTTCCTCGACGGCGCCGGTGACCAGGGCGGGGTCCGCGGTCAGTTGCTCCCGCGCGGCGTCGTCCCGCATGAGCGCGAGCGCGCCGAGCGAGATCATGCTGGCCGTCGTCTCGTGGCCTGCGACGAGGAGCAGCAGCACCATCGCCGGGAGCTGCCGGGGGTCGAGCGAGGAGTCGGCGTCGAAGCTCGCCACCAGGTCGGAGAGCAGGTCGTCGGAGGGGTCGCGTCGTTTGGCGTCGGCGAGCCGCAGTACATATTCCTGCAACTGGGTGACCGCGTCGACGACGGCCTCGCGGCTCATCTGCGGGGCCCGCACCATGACGTCGATGAGCACGCCGAACCGCTCGCGGTCCCCGTACGGAACGCCGAGGATGTGACAGATCACCAGGCTAGGCAGCGGCATGGCGAAGGCGCTCACCAGATCCGTACCCGGGCCCTCGCGCTTCAACGCGGCCACCAGCTCCTCGACAGTGCCGCGCACGACCGGGCGCAGCCTCTCCAGCCGAGCCACCGCGAAGTGGGCGGTGGTCAGCCTCCGGTAGCGGCGGTGGTCGGCGCCGTCCATCCGGAAGAAGGAGAGCTGCTGCGAGGACGAGCCCGAGCCGGCGCGCGCCGTCGGGAAGCCCGGGTGGCTTCCGTCCGCGCTGAAGGGGCCCGCCAGCACGGCCCGTACGTCCTCGTACCGGCCCGCCAGGTGAGCGGTGCGGCCGGCGGGCAGGCGCACCCGGGGAAGCCGGCGTTCGCCGAAGAGTCGCCGGTAGGTGTCCGGTACGGCGAAGGGCTGCGCGGCGGACCGTACCGCCGGGAAGGTCGTCAGCTCGTGGACCGATGCGTTCATGGGCGGGTTCTCCTCGGTCGCGTCACCTCTGGGCAGCGGCGACGCTACGGCGGGGCACGGCGACCGGCTGCTCAATAGGGGGCACGGCCTTCCAGCGCACAGGGTTGAGCAGACCGACCCCCGCTCGGACCGGACACTCGGCACGACCTCGTCCCGCCCGTCCAGCTCGTCCAGGAGGCACTCCGTGCTCGCGTACGCCCCTGTCCCTTCGCTCTCCTCCCATCAACTGCTCCTGTTCCTGCTCCAGGTCTCGCTCCTGCTTCTGCTGGCCCGTGTGCTGGGTCGGCTCGCCAACCGGGTGGGAATGCCCGCGGTCGCGGGTGAGCTTCTGGTGGGCGTGGTGCTCGGTCCGTCCCTGCTGGGCAACGTCAGCCCGTCGCTCCAGGCCTGGCTCTTCCCGCACGAGCCGTCACAGGCCCATCTCCTGGACGCCATGAGCCAGTTCGCCGTGATCCTGCTGGTGGGTGTCACCGGGGCGCACATCGATGTCAAGGCCGTGCGAACTCGCATGGGAACCGTCGTGCGCGTGGGCCTCGGCGCTCTGCTGATACCGCTCGCCGCGGGGCTCGGCGTCGGCTTCGCCTTCTTCTCCGCGCTGGCCCCCGAGGATGCCGAACGGCCGCTGTTCGCCCTGTTCCTCGGGGTCGCGCTGTGCGTGAGCGCCATCCCTGTGATCGCCAAGACCCTCTCCGACATGGGCCTTCTCCACCGGGACGTCGGGCAACTCACCCTTGCGGCAGGGATGTTCGACGACGCCGCGGGCTGGCTGCTGCTCTCGGTGATCTCCGCGATGGCGACGACGACGGCCGGCGGCTCCCTGACGCTGCGCATGGCAGGCCTGGTCGGCTTCCTGCTCCTGATGCGACTGGTCGGCCTGCGGCTCGTACGGGCCGTACTGCGGCGATCGGCCGACTCCCCGGACCAGGGCCCGGTCCTGGCGTCCGCCGCCGTCGTCGTCCTGCTCGGCGCCGCGGCG
This portion of the Streptomyces canus genome encodes:
- a CDS encoding NAD-dependent epimerase/dehydratase family protein, with the translated sequence MRVLVTGGAGFIGSHYVRSMLDGRYPGWEEASVTVVDSLTNAGDPRSLPASHPRLTFVLGDVCDQALLDRIVPGHDGVVHFAAESHTDRSPTGAGSLVRTNVLGSQTLLESCLRAEIPRLVLVSTDEVYGTVSNGSWTEDAPLEPNSPYAASKASADLLARAYHRSHGVPVTITRCSSTYGPRQLPEKIIPLLVTRLLTGGTVPLRGDGLHVREWQHVDDHCRGIQLALEHGRPGAVYNLAGGAELTDRELTERLLALCGADWSHVEYTADRKGHDRRYALDGTVARDELGYEPRVSFEHGLADTVQWYRENRSWWATSVAAPVPEPRRRGTGRPRPTAAIVGADGFIGGRLLTHLGRDHGVAPFTRERPAVDDDGAPAPELRTADTVYYLATSVNPATAGRDPAVVAADHDHFLRLMDVLAALERPPLLVLASSGGTVYDVAAPCPYGEDAALLPSNAYGAAKLALEQALFARRAELPGIALRLSNVYGPGQRTGTGQGVVAHWLRAVAEGTPLRVIGDPATVRDYVYVDDVCAALAEVRAAHTAGVSLPAALNIGSGEGISLSDLLAVLEATVQRELSVEYAPRRSFDRRDAVLDTSRTHQVLGWRSSTPLPEGLARTWRSVAGPHAVTVGTHEEKR
- a CDS encoding glucose-1-phosphate thymidylyltransferase encodes the protein MKALVLAGGTGTRLRPFSDSTAKQLVPVANKPVLLYGLEAIAAAGITEVGIVVGDRGAEIRAAVGDGARLGLRVSYLPQDRPAGLAHGVLIARDFLGDDDFVMYLGDNVFTDGIGDLVARFLAGGCASMLLLAKVEDTSEYGIAVVDGQGRVRGLVEKPERSVSDLAVTGAYAFSPAIHEAVRAVRPSTRGELEITDAVRWLVDNGHHVRAEMCTGYWRDTGRIDDWLDCDRTILDTVERDVRGQVDAESVLIGQVVVDPTAQVVRSRVTGPVVVGAGATLRDADVGPHLSVGPHSLVERSAVARSVLLERSTVSGVRGLTDSIIGRGAEVHGTRSTATLILGDAGTATVTE
- a CDS encoding class I SAM-dependent DNA methyltransferase, which gives rise to MIAERLVSLGNRLISGYPPEGREYWAARFWDRDRAELDPVLGDHYRAQKAVLGDLIDKYGARADRVIEFACGTGEFTKIVADRVGPSELIAVDISAEGLARTKARVADDRLQVVQGDFWQDHGLEPAPLVVCVDAIHHLGDVRTVLERLRTFVAPGGYLIGNVWTRDHFHEFQRQRYGALRHAARSALFLASAVTLRATKGRIRWASYRTQLLPSEMVLSLLGDTFPTVLETAPDRFFFGFVCPA
- a CDS encoding methyltransferase, which gives rise to MPTAPHTRHGTGQQASPAPDGRSLSQIVFRPWDCQVVATAVRFEIPERLASGPRKSAELAVAIGADPATFTRFLDACAILGLVESDGEGTYTLTELGGTLARGSGPFPAMALMNMGEGMWNRMAKLHETILTGRPAKDDRGEDLYQHYDHHPEERLWHAEAMADLSNDAGRALAAGFDFGPYHRIVDIGGSLGILLSHILTGAPHAHGTVFDLPAVVERGRAARADSPVADRLDFFGGSFFEDAPPSADLYLIKQVLCDWGDEDGARILRNSLRNAPSGSRLLVVEWTRPAGGQPDHLDLMSLCLQTVTGGRARTEDEFITLIESVGFRYEKTTPVPSATSPRPWQVLQAVRP
- a CDS encoding cytochrome P450; protein product: MNASVHELTTFPAVRSAAQPFAVPDTYRRLFGERRLPRVRLPAGRTAHLAGRYEDVRAVLAGPFSADGSHPGFPTARAGSGSSSQQLSFFRMDGADHRRYRRLTTAHFAVARLERLRPVVRGTVEELVAALKREGPGTDLVSAFAMPLPSLVICHILGVPYGDRERFGVLIDVMVRAPQMSREAVVDAVTQLQEYVLRLADAKRRDPSDDLLSDLVASFDADSSLDPRQLPAMVLLLLVAGHETTASMISLGALALMRDDAAREQLTADPALVTGAVEELLRYLAIAQWIPRVATEDTEIGGSPVRVGEGVVVLPMVANRDPAVFAEPDRLDPRRPNASAHVACGFGPHQCLGLQLARMELQEVFAVLFRELVGARPAVPAEQLPFRQRSAFFGLDALPVTW
- a CDS encoding cation:proton antiporter — protein: MLAYAPVPSLSSHQLLLFLLQVSLLLLLARVLGRLANRVGMPAVAGELLVGVVLGPSLLGNVSPSLQAWLFPHEPSQAHLLDAMSQFAVILLVGVTGAHIDVKAVRTRMGTVVRVGLGALLIPLAAGLGVGFAFFSALAPEDAERPLFALFLGVALCVSAIPVIAKTLSDMGLLHRDVGQLTLAAGMFDDAAGWLLLSVISAMATTTAGGSLTLRMAGLVGFLLLMRLVGLRLVRAVLRRSADSPDQGPVLASAAVVVLLGAAATQALGLEAVFGAFVAGVCVGAAGPEVRARLAPLRAVVLSVLAPVFLAAAGLRMDLTALADPPVLLSALAVLVVAVASKFLGAYLGACASRLTHWEGIALGAGLNARGVVEIVVATVGLQIGILSTTSYTVVVLVAVATSLMAPPVLRLSMRRVEQNAEESLRAREYDREWNADRSPSAPSAEG